The stretch of DNA GGACTAGGACAGCGTGATTTGGTTCCATGTGTAGGCGGGGAGAGGAACCACACCAACTGTCATTAATTTGAGGGCAGCCAACAGACACACAAATGGGGGTCGAGGGGAGATTTGAGGGTGGAGGCTCATTTTTTAGGGCTTTAATTCTGCTCTGCTGGAGCTCATTTTTTGTATGAATTTATAAGAAACTATGGTTGTTAGAAATTTTTATAATTTCAGACTCTAAAAAAACCTACATTTCCATCTGGTCGGCCATTGTAATTTTGGTATTAATCATGTGAAAAATTAAGATCCTTCCAAAATGCTAAATTTCGAACATGAATCTAAAACACATATCATCTTTATCCATGTTCAAAATTATTTTTGGATGTTACTAATTGTTGAGGCTAGCCTCTTGAGATGTCCAACTTTGTTAATTAATTGTTAGAGGCGGATTCTTAGAATGACCACCTTTACTAATAGTAATTTTCAGAGGCAGAAATTCTAAGATGCCCGTCTCTATTAATTAATTTACAGATGTTGACAACTGTGCCTCAGTTAATCAATTACACTGCTGCCTTAGAATATCTGCCTCTATAAATGGTTAACAGAGGCGGACATTTGGCTGGAGGTCACCTGACCATCTACAGATGCGGTCTTGAGATGTACCTACATATGTCAATTAGAAACATTGTCTCTTAACTTCATTTTTGTGTTGTTGGAGTTGCTTTTattttttcaagatcaattttaATAAGGGTGGATTATTCTGTCCGAACATAAAACATGGGAAAATTAGGTTTTGTGTTAAGGGGAAATCCTAAAATTTGTTTTTACCTTATGGATAATTCACCTCCCTCTAATTGCTTATTTTAGAGTGAATTGATCCAACATATTATAACTTAAATGTTCCATCTCAGAATGTCTCCATTATAAGCTGAATCTTAGTAGTATTTCATTTATAGTCAGGGGCCAATGATACAGCTAGCTTTATTGAATTCTCATAAAATGCATAGATGCATTCCATTGCATCAATGTTTGCAGCAGCAATCGTTCCCACGGCAGTAAGCACCTCTGTCGTTGCCCACAAAGCCTCTGTGTATGCAACCCAGGTGGCACCTCGAAACTGAACACTTTCGGTCCTCGTAGCATGTCTCATCGGATGGCGGTGGCGGTCTCTTTTTGCAGCCGATGCCTATAAACATTCAAATATGCAACACAATACAGATCAAGCAAGATTATTTGCAGGTGAACATAACAAAAGTCAATGCAGGATAAGTAAAAGTAGAAGAATTTACAGTTCCCAGCTTGGCACAATGATGGGGAGGTAGAAGACATGATTGCAAGAACCAAGAACACAACAGCTGTCACGTAGACAATCTTCATTTTATTCTACTATCACCCTTCAGTTTTGCAGTGTTAGTATGCAGGGGATGATAAGTTCTACTAACCTTATGTGGTTGTGTGAGTGCAGATATATAGATGGATGGACTGACAAAAGGTGGAAGGATAGATAAATCTCCTATATGTGCCCTACAATAATTATTGGCTTGATTGTGCAATACAAAAGATGGAGGACAGTAATTGCTtgttatctatatctatatctatatctatatctatatctatatctatatctatatctatatctatatctatttcTATATCTATATTTTGTTATATTCTAGATGTAATTACAATAGTTTGTCCCTTGATATAACATGTACTCTATCTTCATTCTAAATCATTCGCAATTCCTCCAGCCATGCGTGGGGTATGCATCTAGTTATCATAAAAGCAAACACTATACTCTGAtgataaatatatattattaatTCATTAGATGATTATTAAAATATTCTattaattaatatattattgtaaaaaTTCACAAGGATTTTTAACGGTAAGATTCAAATGTATGTTATAAATGGTAATAGTGACGTCGAACGTAGTAATGGAACAAACCTAAACAATAAACTAGCTAATTGTATTAAATATTTAGATTACTTCTAAGcacaaagaaaataaaagtgATCTTTTTACTAGCCAGTGTAATATTAGTTGAACGCGATCCTAGTATATCTTTTCAGTATGAAACATTATAGTACACCGAAGGTGTCTAGTATGGAGATAAAACAATATATATCTCTATTCATAAATGACGAAACTATGTAAGAAGATGCGCAATTAAAATAAGCTCCAATTGTATGtgtaaatataaatattaaaaaatatctCAAAGATACTGAACCAATTCTATTAGTTCATTGGCACGCAAATGATGCTTCAAATCCTCTATACAAACCTTGTAACTAGAACTTCTATAAAACGCATCGCAAGGTCACCTATACAATCAAGACAACAACTTATGTGGTAGATGACAGGAAGAAGCCAATCCTATACGATAAACTAAATCCAGCCGGTTAGGTTAGTAAAGATGCTGCACCTGTGAGCCCTTAGTCATAAGACTCGTCACCTATGGAAATCTTCTTTGGTACGAAAACAATTGGCATCTATAACACACCGGAAACCACAAATACACCGGAATACTACTAAACTACACAAACAACAGCTTCACACAACCAATAAACAGTTTGGGAGCATCTCCTTTGTATTTATAGCAAGCGGAAgaataaaatatataaataactaAAATGCCAAACTAGGACTAATGAACATCCTAACGCAAATGAGTTACTTCAACAAGAATTAAGTTTAACATCTACACTTTAAACAATCACCTTCAAAACCAATGAGCAAACCaaattattatttattaaaacacAGGGACTCTAAATGAAGAAGTGTGTGACGTGCAGCTAATTCCCTTCCCTTCCAAGCAAGCATCAAGTACCTGGATTGTGTAAATCAAGGGTGAGATGAGATATCTCAGCAAGCAAACTTGGTTTGACAAGCTATTTAAACCACAAGTTGAATTAACATCAATTTATGGTGTTTCCAATTGACATGATATCAAATTAAAATAACAGACTTTCAATTTGGAACATAGCCAGCAATAGAGAGCTTCATAATAATGTGGATAAAATCTCTTCAATAACATACTTCTCATGAATGCATATGAATACAATGCATATGTCTCCTGTCTGCACACCCAACATGGTGTAGAGCTGCATCCCATGATGCGTACCAGTAGGTCAAGACATAACTTCCAATGCCAATGAATGATGCAATGCACTTGTCACGTTGCAATAAAATTAATAAATCACCAATGATACTCCAACTTCAAATTCAGGTTTGTGGGCTAGCCACAAATAACAATAGGAAATAATACCATCACCATGAGTACTTAAATAAGACCATAATTTAACTAAGACTGAATATACCAAGATCATAAATTTTGGATATTAGAGGGATGACATTCTTATAGACAATAAACTATAAGTGATGAAAATAACAAGCCAAAACGGTAGCAAACCACCGCTACATTCACTTGCCTTTGTACCGAAGGAGAACAAAAGCACTAGCGACGTTCCGAAGTGCTACCACCTGATCAACT from Sorghum bicolor cultivar BTx623 chromosome 8, Sorghum_bicolor_NCBIv3, whole genome shotgun sequence encodes:
- the LOC8066315 gene encoding uncharacterized protein LOC8066315 — encoded protein: MKIVYVTAVVFLVLAIMSSTSPSLCQAGNCIGCKKRPPPPSDETCYEDRKCSVSRCHLGCIHRGFVGNDRGAYCRGNDCCCKH